One Paraburkholderia kururiensis DNA window includes the following coding sequences:
- the flhF gene encoding flagellar biosynthesis protein FlhF, with product MNIRKFIGATSRDALRQVREVLGPDAVVLSNRTLDDGSVEIVAVADRELAAIAPAAGEGANAGAASRGLPRSGAAPVAGNPVAGLGGNPYANGMPDVFSSVFGASPEAGAGRASTSDDEDDAPSYTNAAAQPVTKPEAQAGGALTTRVPALDRPGAFVAQSAAQSAGQADSGGGADRFAAESAAIQAGAPARPAARPGPAHAAGHATTQAPAASRGAPFATPAAGVAMPASAAPSYSDKTRAPRTMAETNPWLIDHARRIADKDSAGQGEGHSAKAAGMTPADAMAKGLGMPADPHDEHGHHRVEGAGVLNVSTPDWAREAAQLAARRATQRIAPAFDLPGNSQPATPPSINAKAPSDAAGASASASVTEAIKARIEQVVNETVMSELASMRGMMEEQFAGLLWGERQRRSPTHGALTKQLFAAGFSAQLVKMVVDNLPEGKDPEGALEWAQSVLESNLPVLENEDALMERGGVFALMGPTGVGKTTTTAKLAARCVMRFGASKVALLTTDSYRIGGHEQLRIFGRILGVSVHAVRDGADLQLALTELKNKHIVLIDTIGMSQRDRAVTDQIAMLCSAGQPVQRLLLMSATSHGDTLNEVVQAYQSTADKAPLAGCILTKLDEATNLGGALDTVLRYRLPVHYVSTGQKVPENLYVATKRFLIRSAFCIPREHSPFVPHEDDIPALLSALSTRSNADLHEVRFG from the coding sequence TTGAACATCCGCAAATTTATCGGTGCCACCAGCCGCGACGCGCTACGCCAGGTGCGCGAAGTGCTGGGTCCTGACGCAGTGGTGCTGTCGAACCGCACGCTCGACGACGGCAGCGTCGAGATCGTCGCCGTAGCCGACCGCGAACTCGCGGCCATCGCGCCTGCCGCGGGTGAAGGCGCCAACGCAGGTGCCGCTTCGCGCGGCTTGCCGCGCAGCGGCGCGGCGCCGGTTGCAGGCAACCCCGTTGCCGGCCTGGGCGGCAACCCCTACGCGAACGGCATGCCGGACGTGTTCTCGTCGGTGTTCGGGGCCAGCCCGGAAGCGGGCGCGGGCCGCGCGTCCACGTCGGACGACGAAGACGACGCCCCGTCTTACACGAACGCCGCCGCGCAACCGGTGACGAAGCCTGAAGCGCAGGCAGGCGGCGCGCTTACCACGCGTGTTCCCGCGCTGGACCGACCGGGCGCGTTTGTGGCCCAGTCTGCGGCGCAGTCCGCAGGCCAGGCCGACAGTGGCGGCGGTGCCGATCGCTTCGCTGCCGAATCCGCCGCGATCCAGGCAGGTGCGCCGGCGCGTCCGGCCGCGCGTCCTGGCCCGGCCCACGCCGCCGGTCATGCCACGACCCAGGCGCCCGCCGCCAGCCGCGGCGCGCCGTTCGCCACGCCGGCCGCAGGCGTCGCCATGCCGGCATCGGCTGCGCCGTCGTACTCGGACAAGACACGCGCGCCGCGCACGATGGCCGAAACGAACCCCTGGCTCATCGACCACGCGCGCCGCATCGCGGACAAGGACAGCGCGGGTCAAGGCGAAGGGCACAGCGCGAAAGCCGCGGGCATGACGCCCGCCGACGCCATGGCCAAGGGCCTCGGCATGCCCGCCGACCCGCACGACGAACACGGCCACCACCGCGTGGAAGGCGCGGGCGTGCTCAACGTCAGCACGCCGGACTGGGCGCGCGAAGCGGCCCAGCTCGCCGCACGCCGCGCCACGCAACGCATCGCGCCGGCCTTCGATCTGCCGGGCAACAGCCAGCCGGCCACGCCGCCCTCGATCAACGCCAAGGCGCCCAGCGACGCCGCGGGGGCGAGCGCCTCGGCCAGCGTCACGGAAGCCATCAAGGCCCGCATCGAGCAGGTAGTGAACGAAACGGTGATGAGCGAGCTGGCCTCCATGCGCGGCATGATGGAAGAGCAGTTCGCCGGGCTCCTCTGGGGCGAGCGCCAGCGCCGCAGCCCCACGCACGGCGCCCTCACCAAGCAGCTGTTCGCCGCCGGCTTTTCGGCCCAGCTCGTGAAGATGGTGGTGGACAACCTGCCCGAAGGCAAAGACCCGGAAGGCGCGCTGGAATGGGCGCAGTCGGTGCTCGAATCGAACCTGCCCGTGCTGGAAAACGAAGACGCGCTCATGGAACGCGGCGGCGTGTTCGCACTGATGGGCCCGACGGGCGTGGGCAAGACCACGACCACGGCGAAGCTCGCGGCGCGCTGCGTGATGCGCTTCGGCGCGAGCAAGGTGGCGCTGCTCACCACGGACAGCTACCGCATTGGCGGCCACGAGCAACTGCGCATCTTCGGCCGCATCCTCGGCGTATCGGTGCATGCGGTGCGCGACGGCGCCGACCTGCAACTCGCGCTCACCGAACTCAAGAACAAGCACATCGTGTTGATCGACACGATCGGCATGAGCCAGCGCGACCGCGCCGTAACCGACCAGATCGCCATGCTCTGCAGCGCCGGCCAGCCGGTGCAGCGCCTCTTGCTGATGTCCGCGACGAGCCACGGCGACACGCTCAACGAAGTGGTGCAGGCCTACCAGAGCACGGCGGACAAGGCGCCGCTCGCGGGCTGCATTCTCACCAAGCTCGACGAGGCCACCAACCTGGGCGGCGCGCTGGACACCGTGCTGCGCTACCGGCTGCCGGTGCACTACGTGTCGACCGGCCAGAAGGTGCCCGAGAACCTCTATGTGGCAACGAAGCGTTTCCTGATTCGCAGCGCGTTCTGCATTCCGCGCGAGCACTCGCCCTTCGTGCCGCACGAAGACGACATCCCGGCGCTGCTTTCGGCGCTGTCCACGCGTTCGAACGCCGACCTGCACGAGGTTCGCTTTGGATAA
- the flhA gene encoding flagellar biosynthesis protein FlhA, whose product MNARTGLLARRADVLQGTNLRALAGPILICMILGMMILPLPPFLLDLLFTFNIALSVMVLLVSMYTMKPLDFAAFPSVLLFSTLLRLSLNVASTRVVLLEGHTGPDAAGKVIESFGHFLVGGNFAVGIVVFIILMVINFMVITKGAGRIAEVAARFTLDAMPGKQMSIDADLNAGIINEEQARKRRSEVSQEAEFYGSMDGASKFVRGDAIAGLLIMVINIIGGLIVGVVQHGMDFAAAGKNYTLLTIGDGLVAQIPSLVISTAAGVIVSRVATNEDIGTQLTGQLFTNPRVLMITGVILVLMGLIPGMPHFAFLVLGGGAIQLGRVMKKRGEEKKTSAALVDVAPAALAPAENTEASWDDVALIDTLGLEVGYRLIPLVDKNSDGELLKRIKSIRKKFAQEIGFLPPVIHIRDNLELRPNAYRIALKGVEVGTGEAYPGQWLAINPGQVTAALPGTPTQDPAFGLPAVWIDTNLREQAQVYGYTVVDSSTVVATHLNHLVVTHASELLGRQEVQALLERMQKDTPSLVDDLVPKALPVTTLQKVLQNLLDEAVPIRDMRTILEALAEHAPKISDPHDLTAIVRLALGRAITQQWFPGNGDMQVMGLDANLERVLSQALTTGANPGLEPGLAHTLLEQTQKAMTRQQSLGLAPVLLVQHSLRAMLARFLRRSLPQLKVLSYAEVPDTRHVKVVNVIGTA is encoded by the coding sequence ATGAACGCCCGCACCGGTTTGCTCGCGCGACGCGCCGACGTGCTTCAGGGCACGAACCTGCGCGCGCTGGCGGGGCCGATCCTGATCTGCATGATCCTCGGCATGATGATCCTGCCGTTGCCGCCGTTCCTGCTGGATCTGCTGTTCACCTTCAACATCGCCCTTTCGGTGATGGTGCTGCTCGTGTCCATGTACACGATGAAGCCGCTCGACTTCGCCGCTTTCCCGAGCGTGCTGCTGTTCTCCACGCTGTTGCGCCTGTCGCTGAACGTGGCTTCCACGCGGGTCGTGCTGCTCGAAGGCCACACGGGCCCGGACGCCGCGGGCAAGGTGATCGAGTCGTTCGGCCACTTCCTCGTGGGCGGCAACTTCGCCGTGGGTATCGTCGTCTTCATCATCCTGATGGTCATCAACTTCATGGTGATCACCAAGGGCGCGGGGCGTATTGCCGAAGTGGCGGCGCGCTTCACCTTGGACGCGATGCCCGGCAAGCAGATGTCCATCGACGCCGACCTGAACGCCGGTATCATCAACGAAGAGCAGGCAAGAAAGCGCCGCTCCGAAGTGTCCCAGGAAGCCGAGTTCTACGGCTCCATGGACGGTGCCAGCAAGTTCGTGCGCGGCGACGCCATTGCCGGCCTGCTGATCATGGTGATCAACATCATCGGCGGGCTGATCGTGGGCGTCGTGCAGCACGGCATGGACTTCGCCGCGGCGGGCAAGAACTACACGCTGCTCACCATCGGCGACGGCCTCGTGGCGCAGATTCCGTCGCTCGTCATCTCCACGGCGGCGGGCGTGATCGTCTCGCGCGTGGCGACCAACGAGGACATCGGCACCCAGCTCACCGGCCAGCTGTTCACGAACCCGCGCGTGCTGATGATCACGGGCGTGATTCTCGTGCTGATGGGCCTGATTCCGGGCATGCCGCACTTCGCGTTTCTGGTGCTGGGCGGCGGCGCCATCCAGCTGGGCCGCGTCATGAAGAAGCGCGGCGAGGAAAAGAAGACCTCCGCCGCACTCGTGGACGTGGCGCCCGCGGCACTCGCGCCCGCCGAGAACACCGAGGCAAGCTGGGACGACGTCGCGCTCATCGACACGCTGGGCCTCGAAGTGGGCTACCGCCTCATTCCGCTCGTCGACAAGAATTCGGACGGCGAGCTGCTCAAGCGCATCAAGAGCATCCGCAAGAAGTTCGCGCAGGAAATCGGCTTTCTGCCGCCCGTCATCCATATTCGCGACAACCTCGAACTGCGGCCCAACGCTTACCGCATCGCGCTCAAGGGCGTGGAGGTGGGCACGGGCGAGGCGTATCCGGGCCAGTGGCTCGCCATCAACCCGGGGCAGGTCACGGCCGCGCTGCCGGGCACGCCGACCCAGGACCCGGCCTTCGGCCTGCCCGCCGTCTGGATCGACACGAACCTGCGCGAGCAGGCGCAGGTGTACGGCTACACCGTGGTGGATTCGAGCACCGTGGTGGCCACGCACCTGAACCACCTCGTGGTGACGCACGCATCCGAACTGCTGGGCCGCCAGGAAGTGCAGGCGCTGCTCGAGCGCATGCAGAAGGACACGCCCTCGCTCGTCGACGACCTCGTGCCGAAGGCGCTGCCCGTCACGACGCTGCAAAAGGTGCTGCAAAACCTGCTGGACGAGGCGGTGCCCATCCGCGACATGCGCACCATTCTCGAAGCGCTGGCCGAACACGCGCCGAAGATCAGCGACCCGCACGACCTCACGGCCATCGTGCGCCTCGCGCTGGGCCGCGCCATCACGCAGCAGTGGTTCCCGGGCAACGGCGACATGCAGGTGATGGGCCTCGACGCGAACCTGGAGCGCGTGCTGTCCCAGGCGCTCACGACGGGAGCGAACCCAGGCCTGGAGCCGGGGCTCGCTCATACGCTGCTGGAACAGACGCAGAAGGCGATGACGCGCCAGCAGAGCCTGGGCCTCGCGCCCGTGCTGCTCGTGCAGCACTCGCTGCGCGCCATGCTCGCGCGCTTCCTGCGGCGCAGCCTGCCGCAGCTGAAGGTGCTCTCCTACGCCGAAGTGCCCGACACGCGGCACGTCAAGGTGGTCAATGTGATCGGCACGGCTTGA
- the flhB gene encoding flagellar biosynthesis protein FlhB — protein sequence MAEDSDLEKTESATPRRLEKAREEGQVARSRELATFALLSAGFFGVWAMSGPIGLHFQTILRSSLTFDHATAFDTGRMLVGAGGVVREAAWVLLPVLGLTGLAALLAPMALGGWLFSTKSIGANFSRLDPVAGLGRIFSINGPIQLGMSLAKTAVVGLIGGVAIWRHKDDILALATQPLLTAFANATHLVAICCAMTVAGMFVVAALDVPYQMWSYHKKLRMTKEEVKREHRESEGDPHVKARIRSQQRAMARRRMMSEVPKADVVVTNPTHFAVALKYTDGEMRAPKVIAKGVNLVAARIREIATENNVPLLEAPPLARALYHNVDLNREIPGPLYGAVAEVLAWVYQLRRFKTEGGEAPVAPTEFDVPPELDKGGVSDEDAAEEAAETLSGEGDGTGSPGAPSGGRNKRGNEGASA from the coding sequence GTGGCAGAGGACAGCGACCTCGAAAAAACCGAATCAGCCACTCCCAGGCGCCTGGAAAAGGCGCGTGAGGAAGGGCAGGTGGCGCGTTCGCGCGAGCTCGCCACGTTCGCGCTGCTTTCGGCGGGGTTCTTCGGCGTCTGGGCGATGTCCGGGCCCATTGGTCTGCATTTCCAGACCATCCTGCGCAGCTCGCTCACCTTCGACCACGCCACCGCCTTCGACACCGGCCGCATGCTGGTGGGTGCGGGCGGCGTGGTGCGCGAGGCGGCCTGGGTGCTGCTGCCCGTGCTCGGCCTGACGGGCCTGGCCGCGCTGCTCGCGCCCATGGCGCTGGGCGGCTGGCTCTTTTCCACCAAGTCGATCGGCGCGAATTTCAGCCGGCTCGACCCCGTGGCGGGGCTGGGCCGCATCTTCTCGATCAACGGGCCGATCCAGCTCGGCATGTCGCTCGCGAAGACGGCGGTGGTGGGGCTGATCGGCGGCGTCGCGATCTGGCGCCACAAGGACGACATCCTCGCGCTCGCCACCCAGCCGCTCCTCACGGCGTTCGCCAACGCCACGCATCTGGTGGCCATCTGCTGCGCGATGACGGTGGCCGGCATGTTCGTGGTGGCCGCGCTCGACGTGCCGTACCAGATGTGGAGCTACCACAAGAAGCTGCGCATGACGAAGGAAGAGGTGAAGCGCGAGCACCGCGAAAGCGAGGGCGATCCGCACGTGAAGGCGCGCATCCGTTCGCAGCAGCGCGCCATGGCGCGCCGCCGCATGATGAGCGAGGTGCCGAAGGCCGACGTCGTGGTGACCAACCCGACGCACTTCGCCGTCGCGCTCAAGTACACGGACGGCGAGATGCGCGCGCCGAAGGTCATCGCCAAGGGCGTGAACCTGGTGGCCGCGCGCATTCGCGAAATCGCGACGGAAAACAACGTGCCGCTGCTCGAAGCGCCGCCGCTCGCGCGTGCGCTCTATCACAACGTGGATCTGAACCGCGAGATTCCGGGCCCGCTCTACGGCGCGGTGGCCGAGGTGCTCGCGTGGGTTTATCAGCTGCGCCGCTTCAAGACCGAAGGCGGCGAGGCGCCCGTCGCGCCCACCGAATTCGACGTGCCGCCCGAACTCGACAAGGGCGGCGTGTCCGACGAAGACGCCGCCGAGGAAGCCGCCGAAACGCTTTCGGGCGAAGGCGACGGCACTGGCTCACCGGGTGCCCCGTCCGGCGGCCGCAACAAACGTGGTAACGAAGGAGCCTCTGCATGA
- a CDS encoding DUF3443 domain-containing protein, producing the protein MRIGLRNGFAGQVAARFVKWGQVATFVVAAGIVAACGGGGGGGGGGGGGGGGTPSAANTVPVTVDRGLFGVVNIPSVSVTICVPGTSTCQTIDHVQLDTASYGLRVVNTALNSTMLAQLQQASVGGQPLAECPHFADGYTWGSIRNADVKLGGETAGNIPVQVIGDMGSSTVPQDCQNFGVGNNTAQDLGANGILGVGVAPADCGAACAGSAASSNYYTCPGGLTSTTCTATTVQIAQQVANPVPHFATDNNGVILELPQVSDSGQASASGTLVFGIGTAANNAMTASQQFQTTQWGDLVGSTFNGATVTAFLDSGSNGLFFEDSALQQCGSNFQGFYCPSSTQTLSATLLGANGTKATVNFNVASASALFGNGNNFAFNDLAGTIGSATTLDLGLPFHFGRNVFVGMDRTGSGGSAPFVAF; encoded by the coding sequence GTGCGCATCGGACTTCGTAACGGATTCGCCGGGCAGGTCGCGGCCCGGTTCGTCAAATGGGGGCAGGTGGCCACGTTCGTCGTGGCGGCAGGCATCGTCGCGGCCTGCGGAGGGGGAGGGGGCGGCGGAGGAGGTGGTGGTGGAGGGGGCGGCGGCACGCCGAGCGCGGCCAACACCGTGCCCGTCACCGTGGACCGCGGGCTCTTCGGCGTGGTCAACATTCCCAGCGTGAGCGTGACGATCTGCGTGCCCGGCACCTCGACGTGCCAGACCATCGATCACGTGCAGCTCGACACCGCGTCCTACGGGCTGCGCGTGGTGAACACGGCGCTCAATTCCACGATGCTCGCCCAGTTGCAGCAGGCGAGCGTGGGCGGCCAGCCGCTTGCCGAATGCCCGCACTTCGCCGACGGCTACACCTGGGGCAGCATCCGCAACGCCGACGTGAAGCTGGGTGGGGAGACGGCCGGCAACATCCCGGTCCAGGTGATCGGCGACATGGGCAGCAGCACGGTCCCGCAGGACTGCCAGAACTTCGGCGTGGGCAACAACACGGCGCAGGACCTGGGCGCGAACGGCATTCTCGGCGTGGGCGTGGCGCCTGCGGACTGCGGCGCCGCCTGTGCCGGGTCGGCCGCGAGCAGCAATTACTACACGTGCCCGGGCGGTCTGACCTCCACCACCTGCACGGCGACCACCGTGCAGATCGCCCAGCAGGTCGCCAACCCCGTGCCGCACTTCGCCACGGACAACAACGGCGTGATCCTCGAGCTGCCGCAGGTCTCGGACTCCGGCCAGGCGTCGGCGAGCGGCACGCTCGTGTTCGGTATCGGCACGGCGGCCAACAACGCGATGACGGCTTCGCAGCAGTTCCAGACCACGCAGTGGGGCGACCTGGTGGGCAGCACGTTCAACGGTGCCACGGTGACGGCGTTCCTCGATTCGGGCTCCAACGGGCTTTTCTTCGAGGACAGCGCGTTGCAGCAGTGCGGGAGCAACTTCCAGGGCTTCTACTGCCCGTCGTCCACCCAGACGCTCAGTGCCACCCTGCTAGGCGCCAACGGCACGAAGGCCACGGTGAACTTCAACGTGGCGAGCGCCTCCGCGCTGTTCGGCAACGGCAACAACTTCGCCTTCAACGACCTGGCCGGCACGATCGGCTCGGCCACCACGCTCGACCTCGGCCTGCCGTTCCACTTCGGCCGCAACGTCTTCGTGGGCATGGACCGCACGGGCTCGGGCGGATCGGCGCCGTTCGTCGCGTTCTAG
- a CDS encoding DUF2844 domain-containing protein: MSALNRITRGVAATSLTLGCWLLASTNAFAGLGAAPMTTPAGAAVTGVTTRSPGAASTSASTVARAATQASSSGMTSGGGTAAASYTVRETRLASGTVVREYVGPDGTVFGVAWQGQQMPDLSALLGTYFPQYLAGLKANRAAGAVRGPATVEQSGLVVHSGGHMGAFSGQAWLPQALPAGVNTSDIQ, encoded by the coding sequence ATGAGCGCGCTGAACCGAATCACGCGCGGCGTCGCAGCGACGTCGCTCACACTTGGCTGTTGGCTCTTGGCCAGCACGAACGCCTTTGCCGGCTTGGGCGCCGCGCCCATGACGACGCCCGCGGGCGCCGCCGTCACGGGCGTGACGACGCGCTCGCCCGGCGCGGCCTCCACCTCGGCGTCCACCGTTGCGCGCGCCGCGACGCAGGCTTCCTCCTCGGGCATGACCTCGGGCGGCGGCACTGCCGCCGCTTCCTACACCGTGCGTGAGACCAGGCTTGCCAGCGGCACGGTGGTGCGCGAGTACGTCGGACCGGACGGCACCGTGTTCGGCGTGGCGTGGCAGGGTCAGCAGATGCCCGACCTCTCCGCGCTCCTGGGCACCTATTTCCCGCAGTACCTGGCGGGGCTCAAGGCGAACCGGGCGGCCGGCGCTGTGCGTGGCCCCGCGACGGTGGAGCAGAGCGGCCTCGTCGTGCATTCGGGCGGCCACATGGGCGCTTTTTCGGGCCAGGCGTGGCTGCCGCAGGCGCTACCCGCGGGCGTGAACACGTCCGACATCCAGTGA